The DNA region CTCTAGTAATCTTCTTCCTAAATCCCTCTCTACAATCGATTTCATAAATACCACACCTCCAAACCAGTAAAATGAAGTGAAGGGAGTACCCATAGAAGTGTGTAAATTCTATCATGCCTCCAGTCCCTCACCAAAAATTTCAGAAAGCTGACCGTAAATTATGCCCCAGTTCCTTACACTGCTCCTGCTCCACTTCTTCCCAAGCTTAACTACCGTGAAGATTACGTAGATCTTCTCCAAAGGTCTTGATTGCCATTCTTCTACCTTCGAAAGTATCTTTTCTGTGAGCTTTGAAATGAGAAAGGACTCATCTCCATTCCGCACATATCCTAATAAAAGCTCTTGGACATCCCTAACTGACATTCCCTTTGAGTAAAAAGCTATTACCTTGTCCTACAACTTTGAGGACTTTTCGTCTCTTCTTAACTATAGCTGTTTTAACGGTTTTGGAGATATAACCGTTACGGTAGTTGTCCTTTTCTCCTCTTCCGTAGTATTTGTTGAATGAGTTTTCTGAGGTCTTCTTGAATTAGCTGTGGGTTATACTTTTTTTATGTGTCCATCCTCCTTTAGATTTAGAATTTGAAATTTTTACACACTTGGGTGGACACTGCTATAATTTTCAATGACTAA from Phorcysia thermohydrogeniphila includes:
- a CDS encoding transposase, which gives rise to MAFYSKGMSVRDVQELLLGYVRNGDESFLISKLTEKILSKVEEWQSRPLEKIYVIFTVVKLGKKWSRSSVRNWGIIYGQLSEIFGEGLEA